In Drosophila innubila isolate TH190305 chromosome 2R unlocalized genomic scaffold, UK_Dinn_1.0 1_C_2R, whole genome shotgun sequence, the following are encoded in one genomic region:
- the LOC117784854 gene encoding myosin heavy chain, non-muscle — protein sequence MSEEVDRNDPELKYLSVERNQFNDPATQAEWTQKRLVWVPHENQGFVAASIKREHGDEVEVELAETGKRVMILRDDIQKMNPPKFDKVEDMAELTCLNEASVLHNIKDRYYSGLIYTYSGLFCVVVNPYKKLPIYTEKIMERYKGIKRHEVPPHVFAITDSAYRNMLGDREDQSILCTGESGAGKTENTKKVIQFLAYVAASKPKGSGAVPNPAVLIGELEQQLLQANPILEAFGNAKTVKNDNSSRFGKFIRINFDASGFISGANIETYLLEKSRAIRQAKDERTFHIFYQLLAGATPEQREKFILDDIKSYPFLSNGTLPVPGVDDYAEFQATVKSMNIMGMTTDDFNSIFRIVSAVLLFGSMKFRQERNNDQATLPDNTVAQKIAHLLGLSVTDMTRAFLTPRIKVGRDFVTKAQTKEQVEFAVEAIGKACYERMFKWLVNRINRSLDRTKRQGASFIGILDMAGFEIFELNSFEQLCINYTNEKLQQLFNHTMFILEQEEYQREGIEWKFIDFGLDLQPTIDLIDKPGGIMALLDEECWFPKATDKTFVDKLVSAHSMHPKFMKTDFRGVADFAIVHYAGRVDYSAAKWLMKNMDPLNENIVSLLQASQDPFVVNIWKDAEIVGMAQQALTDTQFGARTRKGMFRTVSHLYKEQLAKLMDTLRNTNPNFVRCIIPNHEKRAGKIDAPLVLDQLRCNGVLEGIRICRQGFPNRIPFQEFRQRYELLTPNVIPKGFMDGKKACEKMIQALELDSNLYRVGQSKIFFRAGVLAHLEEERDFKISDLIVNFQAFCRGFLARRNYQKRLQQLNAIRIIQRNCAAYLKLRNWQWWRLYTKVKPLLEVTKQEEKLVQKEDELKQVREKLDTLAKNTQEYERKYQQALVEKTTLAEQLQAEIELCAEAEESRSRLMARKQELEDMMQELETRIEEEEERVLALGGEKKKLELHIQDLEEQLEEEEAARQKLQLEKVQLDAKIKKHEEDLAQTDDQNQKLLKEKKLLEERANDLSQTLAEEEEKAKHLAKLKAKHEATIAELEERMHKDQQQRQESDRTKRKIETEVADLKEQLNERRVQVEEMQTQLAKREEELTQTLMRIDEESATKATAQKAQRELESQLAEIQEDLEAEKVARSKAEKLRRDLSEELEALKNELLDSLDTTAAQQELRSKREQELAMLKKSLEEEGVNHEGVLAEMRHKHSQELNGINDQLENLRKAKSVLEKAKGTLEAENADLATELRSVNSSRQENDRRRKQAESQIAELQVKLAEIERARSELQEKCTKLQQEAENITNQLEEAELKASAAVKSASNMESQLTEAQQLLEEETRQKLGLSSKLRQIESEKEALQEQLEEDEEAKRNFERKLAEVTAQMQEIKKKAEEDADLAKELEEGKKRLNKDIEALERQVKELMAQNDRLDKSKKKIQSELEDATIELEAQRTKVLELEKKQKNFDKILAEEKAISEQIAQERDTAEREAREKETKVLSVSRELDEAYDKIEDLETKRKQLQNELDDLANSQGTADKNVHELEKAKRALESQLAELKAQNEELEDDLQLTEDAKLRLEVNMQALRSQFERDLQAKEEGAEEKRRGLVKQLRDLEAELDEERKQRTAAVASKKKLEGDLKEIETTMEMHNKVKEDALKHAKKLQAQVKDALRDAEEAKAAKEELQAQSKEADRKVKALEAEVLQLTEDLASSERARRLAETDRDELAEEIANNASKGSLMIDEKRRLEARIATLEEELEEEQSNSEVLLDRSRKAQLQIEQLTTELANEKSNSQKNENTRALLERQNKELKAKLAEIETAQRTKVKATIATLEAKITNLEEQLENEGKERLLQQKANRKMDKKIKELTMNIEDERRHVDQHKEQMDKLNSRIKLLKRNLDETEEELQKEKTQKRKYQRECEDMIESQEAMNREINSLKTKLRRTGGMGLSSTRLTGTPSSKRGGGGGGGGDDSSSVQDESLDGEDSGN from the exons ACATATTCCGGTCTTTTCTGCGTTGTGGTCAATCCCTACAAGAAATTGCCAATCTATACGGAAAAGATAATGGAACGGTATAAGGGAATAAAGCGACACGAAGTGCCTCCGCATGTATTTGCAATAACGGACAGTGCCTATAGGAACATGTTGGGTG ATCGCGAAGACCAATCGATTTTGTGTACTGGCGAATCGGGTGCTGGCAAAACGGAAAATACCAAGAAGGTCATACAGTTTTTGGCCTATGTGGCTGCTTCGAAGCCCAAGGGCTCTGGTGCG GTGCCGAATCCTGCCGTGCTCATT GGTGAACtggagcaacagctgctgcaggCCAATCCCATACTGGAAGCCTTTGGCAATGCCAAGACGGTCAAGAACGACAACTCATCACGTTTC GGCAAGTTCATCAGAATTAACTTTGATGCGTCGGGCTTCATATCGGGAGCCAATATTGAGACGTATCTGCTGGAGAAGTCGCGTGCCATTCGTCAAGCGAAGGACGAAAGAACATTCCATATTTTCTATCAGCTGCTGGCGGGTGCAACGCCGGAGCAGCGTGAGAAATTCATACTTGATGACATCAAGTCGTATCCATTCCTCTCAAATGGCACACTCCCCGTGCCCGGCGTTGATGATTATGCCGAATTCCAGGCGACTGTCAAATCGATGAACATCATGGGCATGACCACCGACGACTTCAATTCGATATTCCGCATTGTGAGCGCGGTCCTGCTCTTTGGCAGCATGAAGTTCCGTCAGGAGCGCAACAATGATCAGGCCACACTGCCCGATAACACGGTGGCCCAGAAGATTGCCCATCTGTTGGGTCTGAGCGTTACGGACATGACGCGCGCCTTTCTCACGCCCCGCATTAAAGTGGGTCGCGATTTTGTGACCAAGGCCCAGACCAAGGAGCAAGTCGAGTTCGCGGTGGAGGCGATTGGAAAGGCGTGCTATGAGCGCATGTTCAAGTGGCTGGTGAATCGCATCAATCGCTCCTTGGATCGCACCAAGCGTCAGGGTGCCTCGTTCATTGGCATTCTCGATATGGCTGGCTTTGAGATCtttgaattgaattcattCGAGCAGCTGTGCATCAATTATACGAACGAGAAGCTCCAGCAACTATTCAATCATACCATGTTCATCTTGGAGCAGGAGGAATACCAGCGGGAGGGCATCGAATGGAAGTTCATTGATTTCGGACTCGATCTGCAGCCTACTATTGATTTGATTGATAAGCCAGGTGGCATTATGGCCTTGTTGGATGAGGAATGCTGGTTCCCCAAGGCAACGGACAAGACCTTTGTCGATAAGCTCGTCTCGGCGCATTCAATGCATCCCAAGTTCATGAAGACAGATTTCCGCGGTGTCGCCGATTTTGCCATCGTTCATTATGCTGGACGCGTTGATTATTCGGCGGCCAAGTGGCTGATGAAGAATATGGATCCGTTGAATGAGAATATTGTGTCGCTGTTGCAGGCATCGCAGGATCCGTTTGTCGTGAACATCTGGAAGGATGCGGAAATAGTCGGCATGGCACAGCAGGCGCTAACCGATACACAATTTGGTGCGCGCACGCGCAAGGGCATGTTCCGCACCGTGTCGCATCTGTATAAGGAGCAGCTGGCCAAGCTGATGGACACGCTGCGCAACACGAACCCGAATTTTGTGCGCTGTATCATACCGAATCACGAGAAGCGGGCTGGCAAGATCGACGCGCCCCTGGTGCTGGACCAGTTGCGTTGCAACGGTGTCCTCGAGGGTATACGCATCTGTCGCCAGGGCTTCCCCAATCGCATACCCTTCCAGGAGTTCAGGCAACGCTACGAACTGCTCACACCCAATGTCATACCCAAGGGATTCATGGATGGCAAAAAGGCCTGCGAGAAAATGATTCAGGCCCTCGAGCTCGACTCGAATCTCTATCGTGTCGGACAATCGAAGATCTTCTTCCGCGCCGGTGTGCTGGCACATCTCGAGGAGGAGCGCGATTTCAAGATCTCCGATCTGATAGTCAATTTCCAGGCATTCTGTCGCGGCTTCCTCGCCCGTCGCAACTACCAGAAGCGACTCCAGCAGCTCAACGCCATCCGGATCATTCAGCGCAATTGTGCCGCCTATCTCAAGCTGCGCAACTGGCAATGGTGGCGTCTGTACACCAAGGTGAAGCCTCTGCTTGAGGTGACCAAGCAGGAGGAGAAGCTTGTCCAGAAGGAGGATGAGCTAAAGCAGGTGCGCGAGAAGCTCGATACGCTGGCCAAGAATACGCAGGAATATGAACGGAAATATCAACAGGCGCTGGTCGAGAAGACCACGCTGGCCGAGCAGTTGCAGGCCGAGATTGAGCTGTGTGCCGAGGCGGAGGAGTCGCGATCACGTCTGATGGCGCGCAAACAGGAGCTGGAGGACATGATGCAGGAGCTGGAGACACGTAtcgaggaggaagaggagcgTGTCCTTGCATTGGGCGGCGAGAAGAAGAAATTGGAATTGCATATTCAGGATCTAGAGGAGcagctggaggaggaggaggcagcTCGCCAAAAACTGCAGCTAGAAAAGGTGCAACTGGATGCCAAGATCAAGAAGCATGAGGAAGATCTGGCGCAAACCGACGATCAAAACCAGAAGCTGCTCAAGGAGAAGAAGCTGCTCGAGGAGCGCGCCAATGATTTATCCCAAACGCTGGCCGAAGAGGAGGAGAAGGCCAAGCATCTGGCCAAGCTGAAGGCCAAGCACGAGGCGACTATTGCTGAGCTGGAGGAACGCATGCACAAGGATCAGCAACAGCGTCAAGAATCGGATCGCACCAAGCGCAAGATCGAAACCGAGGTGGCTGATCTCAAGGAGCAGCTGAACGAGCGTCGCGTCCAGGTCGAGGAGATGCAGACGCAGCTGGCCAAGCGAGAGGAGGAGCTCACTCAAACCCTGATGCGCATCGATGAGGAGTCTGCCACAAAAGCCACCGCACAGAAGGCCCAACGCGAACTGGAGTCACAGCTGGCCGAGATCCAGGAAGATCTCGAGGCCGAGAAGGTGGCCCGCAGCAAGGCTGAGAAGCTGCGTCGCGATCTCAGCGAGGAACTGGAAGCGCTCAAGAATGAGCTGCTCGACTCCCTGGACACCACAGCTG CCCAACAGGAACTGCGCTCCAAACGCGAACAGGAGCTGGCCATGCTTAAGAAGTCACTGGAGGAGGAGGGCGTCAATCATGAGGGCGTGCTGGCCGAAATGCGTCATAAGCATTCCCAGGAATTGAACGGCATCAACGATCAGCTGGAGAATCTGCGCAAGGCCAAGTCCGTGCTGGAGAAGGCCAAGGGCACTCTCGAGGCTGAGAATGCGGATCTAGCAACGGAACTGCGCAGTGTCAACAGCTCCAGGCAGGAGAACGACCGTCGTCGCAAGCAGGCGGAGTCCCAAATTGCCGAGCTGCAGGTTAAACTGGCAGAGATTGAACGTGCCCGTTCCGAACTCCAAGAGAAGTGCACGAAACTGCAGCAGGAGGCCGAGAACATCACCAATCAGCTGGAGGAAGCAGAACTGAAGGCATCGGCGGCCGTCAAATCTGCCAGCAATATGGAATCGCAGCTGACGGAGGCGCAACAGCTTCTGGAGGAGGAAACTCGCCAGAAATTGGGTCTCAGTTCGAAGCTGCGTCAAATCGAATCGGAAAAGGAGGCGCTGCAGGAACAGCTcgaggaggatgaggaggcCAAGCGCAACTTTGAACGCAAATTGGCCGAGGTGACAGCCCAAATGCAGGAGATCAAGAAGAAGGCCGAGGAGGACGCCGATTTGGCCAAGGAACTCGAAGAAGGCAAGAAGCGACTCAACAAGGACATTGAAGCCCTGGAGCGACAGGTCAAGGAGCTGATGGCCCAGAACGATCGTCTGGACAAGAGCAAAAAGAAGATACAGTCGGAGCTGGAGGATGCTACCATTGAATTGGAGGCGCAACGCACGAAG GTGCTCGAATtggagaagaagcagaagaactTCGACAAGATTCTCGCGGAAGAGAAAGCCATATCAGAACAGATCGCCCAGGAGCGTGACACGGCGGAGCGTGAGGCGCGTGAGAAGGAGACGAAGGTGCTGTCGGTATCCCGTGAGCTGGATGAGGCCTACGACAAGATTGAGGATCTGGAGACGAAGCGCAAGCAGCTGCAAAACGAACTCGATGATCTGGCCAACTCTCAAGGCACCGCCGACAAGAACGTCCACGAGCTGGAGAAGGCGAAACGTGCGCTGGAATCGCAGCTGGCCGAGCTGAAAGCACAAAACGAGGAGCTCGAGGATGATCTGCAGCTGACCGAGGATGCCAAGTTGCGTCTCGAGGTCAACATGCAGGCGCTGCGCTCCCAATTCGAACGTGACCTGCAGGCCAAGGAGGAGGGCGCCGAGGAGAAGCGACGCGGTCTTGTCAAGCAGCTGCGCGATCTCGAGGCCGAGCTGGACGAGGAGCGTAAGCAGCGCACGGCTGCGGTGGCATCCAAGAAGAAACTGGAGGGTGACCTCAAGGAGATCGAGACCACCATGGAGATGCATAACAAGGTGAAGGAGGATGCACTGAAGCATGCCAAGAAACTGCAAGCACAAGTCAAGGATGCGCTGCGCGATGCCGAGGAAGCCAAGGCCGCCAAGGAGGAGCTGCAGGCGCAGAGCAAAGAGGCCGACCGCAAGGTCAAGGCCCTGGAAGCGGAAGTATTACAGCTGACCGAGGATTTGGCCAGCTCGGAGCGGGCTCGTCGCCTTGCCGAAACGGATCGCGATGAACTGGCCGAGGAGATTGCCAACAACGCGAGCAAGGGATCCCTGATGATCGACGAGAAGCGTCGTCTGGAGGCGCGCATTGCCACCCTGGAGGAGGAGCTCGAAGAGGAGCAGTCCAATTCGGAGGTGCTGCTCGATCGGAGTCGCAAGGCGCAGCTGCAAATTGAACAGCTGACCACGGAGCTGGCCAACGAGAAGTCCAATTCGCAGAAGAATGAGAATACCCGTGCCCTGCTCGAACGCCAGAACAAGGAGCTGAAGGCCAAGCTGGCCGAGATTGAGACGGCGCAACGCACCAAGGTGAAGGCCACAATTGCCACGCTCGAGGCGAAGATCACCAATCTGGAGGAGCAGCTGGAGAACGAGGGCAAGGAGCGACTGCTGCAACAGAAGGCCAATCGCAAGATGGACAAGAAGATCAAGGAGCTCACAATGAACATTGAGGATGAGAGAAGACACGTCGATCAGCATAAGGAGCAAATGGATAAA CTGAATAGCCGCATCAAACTGCTCAAGCGCAATCTGGACGAGACCGAGGAAGAGCTGCAGAAGGAGAAGACGCAAAAGCGTAAATATCAACGCGAATGCGAGGATATGATCGAATCGCAGGAGGCCATGAACCGTGAGATTAACTCACTGAAAACGAAATTGCG ACGCACCGGCGGCATGGGCCTCAGTTCCACCCGGCTCACGGGCACACCTTCATCCAAGCGCGGAGGCGGCGGGGGCGGCGGCGGCGACGACAGCTCATCGGTGCAGGATGAATCATTAGATGGCGAGGATTCTGGCAATTGA